A genomic window from Octopus sinensis unplaced genomic scaffold, ASM634580v1 Contig13674, whole genome shotgun sequence includes:
- the LOC115229823 gene encoding LOW QUALITY PROTEIN: NADH-quinone oxidoreductase subunit I-like (The sequence of the model RefSeq protein was modified relative to this genomic sequence to represent the inferred CDS: substituted 1 base at 1 genomic stop codon), with the protein MISEDRLDVSLVGELVIIPGTIYTIEKWQRPEVIVGVIVSRSPPGREWEDITETAADSIFLKDVFKGFFIAVSKIFQEPATINYPFEKGPQSPRFRGEHCLRRXLFIIFLRYPSGEERCIACKLCEAICPAQAITIEAEERPDGSRRTTRYDIDMSKCIFCGLCQEACPVDAIVEGPNSEYSTYTHEEMLYNKEKLLANGDMWETEISQNLALEENYR; encoded by the exons ATGATTAGTGAAGACCGGCTTGATGTCAGCCTTGTCGGGGAATTGGTGATAATACCAGGAACCATCTATACTATAGAGAAGTGGCAGAGACCTGAAGTCATTGTTGGTGTA ATTGTAAGCCGTTCTCCCCCCGGACGAGAATGGGAAGACataacagaaacagcagcagaCTCAATTTTCTTAAAGGACGTCTTTAAAGGATTTTTTATAGcagtttcaaaaatatttcaagaaccAGCGACAATAAATTACCCATTCGAAAAGGGCCCACAGAGTCCCCGTTTCCGAGGGGAACACTGTCTACGTCGgtgattatttataatatttttgagaTATCCTTCAGGGGAAGAGCGCTGTATTGCATGTAAGTTGTGTGAGGCGATCTGTCCCGCTCAGGCCATCACAATCGAGGCCGAAGAAAGGCCTGATGGTAGCAGAAGGACCACTCGTTATGACATTGACATGTCGAAATGTATATTCTGTGGACTGTGTCAGGAGGCGTGTCCCGTCGATGCAATTGTAGAGGGACCCAATAGTGAATATTCTACTTATACACACGAGGAAATGCTGTACAATAAGGAGAAACTACTCGCTAATGGAGATATGTGGGAAACAGAGATTTCTCAGAATCTTGCACTTGAGGAAAATTATCGATGA